The sequence below is a genomic window from Campylobacter concisus.
GGCAAAAAGCCAAAATACAAACAAAAACCCAGCAAACGAGGCGACAATTTGGGATATTGTGGCGACTCAAAAATGGTGTGACAATCTATTTGTAAAAAAATCACAATTAAAGGATGGCATACCAGTCGGAAGCTATCTTTTATATAGCTCAAACTCAAATACTCCAGATGGATTTTTACGCTGCGACGGATCGGCGCTTGACAAAACAACATATGCTGCGCTTTTCGCAGCTATAGGGTACACATACGGGCGAAGTGGCGATAAATTCTTACTGCCAAACTTTAGCGATGGCAAATTCATGAGGTCAACAGGCGGCAACGCTGCTGCCCTTGGCGCAGCTCAACAAGACGCATTCCAAGGACACTTTCACGCATGGAGAGATAATGCATCCGAAGTTGGGTGGAGTTACAATGTTACAGGCAATACCTCAAATAAGCCAGGAACTAGAAAAAATAATAGCATTGTTTCAGAACCTACACCTGATGGTAAAAATGGTGAACCTAGAACTGCAAACGAAACAAGGCCATACAATATGTCCGTAGTTGTGTT
It includes:
- a CDS encoding phage tail protein — encoded protein: MIYEKPKNEIFASDAKDGEIVEFPNVKRGWGVTENLGFIPPMEYFNAAFNRVDKSIAYQLQRGVAEWDKDLEYPVGAVVSLNGVVYVAKSQNTNKNPANEATIWDIVATQKWCDNLFVKKSQLKDGIPVGSYLLYSSNSNTPDGFLRCDGSALDKTTYAALFAAIGYTYGRSGDKFLLPNFSDGKFMRSTGGNAAALGAAQQDAFQGHFHAWRDNASEVGWSYNVTGNTSNKPGTRKNNSIVSEPTPDGKNGEPRTANETRPYNMSVVVLIKY